The stretch of DNA CCTGCGATCCGCCGGTGGCTTGCGACGACCCCGCCCGGTACTCGTTGGCTGCGGATGCGGCCGGAGTCTAGACGGTCGCGACGATAAGTTGCTCAGCGCTCGGCGGCCGTAGACCGTCGGTACGTCCGGCGAAGTAGTGCGCCGCGAGGGCGTCCGGACCGACATGCTCAACCACGGAAAACCCTGCGGCGCAGCACAACTCGACCATTTCCTCGGGCGCGTAATGACTGAGGAACGGCGTGCCGGATGCGGCCGCAGCAGCTTCGACCGATTCCTGCATCGGGCGCTCGGCCGCGTCCACCAAGTCCACCGGCAACATAAACGTCATGACCAGCACCGAACCGCCCGCCATCGCGGCGACCTGCCGGAGTGTCGTCTCGGTGGCTTCCCTTGTCAGATACATGCTCACGCCCATCGACGAGAGCACTGCTGGATGATGTGCGTCGAAGCCATTGGCCCGCAAGGCATCCGGGAACGTATCGCCGCGTTCGAAGTCGACCGGGACGAATTGCAGGTTCTCTCCGGGCGGATAACCAATCTCGGTGAGCCTGCGCCTCTTCCAGTCCTGGGTACCTGGCTGGTCCACCTCGAAGATCCGCACCACGATGTCGCGATGGCGCTGAGCGAAGGTGTCCAGCCCGGCGCCAAGAATGACGTATTGCCTGATGCCGGCCGCTGCGCGATCGATAACCAGGTCGTCCAGATATCGGGCGCGTGCCACGATCGACGCGCGGAACGCGCGGGTCCCGTCGGGATTCATGTCGGGCCGCTGGCGCCAGTCCGGATCTGGCTCGGCCAGTTGCAGACCGATCCGGTCGTCGAGCACGTGCGGCGGCGCGTCGACTTCGGTGTGCAGCGCGCGCCACAGCGCGGTGCGTACGGCGGTGCTGTCAGGTGCTGATGTCTTCTGGCTCATTTGGCTGGTGCCTGCAGCTTCCACTCGCGGCCGTCGGGGTCGCGAACCGTCATCAGCCTTGTGCCCCAATGGGTGTCCTCCCACTCGCTGACAACTTCGACGGAGGCGTCGAGCTCGAACGCGTCGGCGTCTGGCACAGCCAGCACCAGGTGCCTGTGTGTCGGCTCGGTCTCAGGAACCTCCGCGATGAATAGGTACGGTCCGTCGCCGCGGCGCAGCTGACCGGAGTTGTGGTCGGTCGCGAACTCGATTTCATAGCCCAGCGTCTGAAAGAACTTCGCCGACTTGCCCCAGTTGTGGGTTTCCAGGAA from Mycobacterium sp. JS623 encodes:
- a CDS encoding class I SAM-dependent methyltransferase, translating into MSQKTSAPDSTAVRTALWRALHTEVDAPPHVLDDRIGLQLAEPDPDWRQRPDMNPDGTRAFRASIVARARYLDDLVIDRAAAGIRQYVILGAGLDTFAQRHRDIVVRIFEVDQPGTQDWKRRRLTEIGYPPGENLQFVPVDFERGDTFPDALRANGFDAHHPAVLSSMGVSMYLTREATETTLRQVAAMAGGSVLVMTFMLPVDLVDAAERPMQESVEAAAAASGTPFLSHYAPEEMVELCCAAGFSVVEHVGPDALAAHYFAGRTDGLRPPSAEQLIVATV
- a CDS encoding VOC family protein, yielding MTTEGIEAVFLETHNWGKSAKFFQTLGYEIEFATDHNSGQLRRGDGPYLFIAEVPETEPTHRHLVLAVPDADAFELDASVEVVSEWEDTHWGTRLMTVRDPDGREWKLQAPAK